A region of Patescibacteria group bacterium DNA encodes the following proteins:
- a CDS encoding patatin-like phospholipase family protein gives MTKKNLKIGLALSGGGAKGFAHIGAIKELEKLGLSFYCLAGTSMGALVGAWYAAGKDFKILEEIARKKQWRKFLSIRKVIGSVKDKGGLFSLDQFEAFLSKHLGQTEIEDLGIKFCAVATSLKTGKELRLSKGNLKKAVLASSCLPIVFTPIENQGDLLVDGGIVNNFPVDACFEMGADIVIGVDVRSHHTEVERAISQERYLLHWKIFQVLNALMGMMGGEKDEKYQSIENLIVIKPYVSHITTFEFGRVDEIEKLGQEAFDQKEKEIRGKLGLPPKQVNWWEKLLGE, from the coding sequence ATGACAAAAAAAAATTTAAAGATTGGCTTAGCTTTGTCCGGCGGCGGAGCTAAGGGTTTTGCTCATATTGGCGCAATTAAAGAGCTGGAAAAGCTCGGGCTGTCTTTTTATTGTTTGGCGGGCACGAGCATGGGCGCTTTGGTCGGCGCTTGGTATGCCGCTGGCAAAGATTTTAAAATTCTTGAAGAGATTGCCAGAAAAAAGCAATGGCGCAAATTTCTCTCTATCAGGAAAGTAATTGGTTCAGTCAAAGACAAAGGCGGATTGTTTTCTCTTGACCAGTTTGAAGCATTTTTATCAAAGCATCTTGGCCAGACAGAGATTGAAGATTTAGGGATAAAATTTTGTGCCGTGGCAACATCTTTAAAAACCGGCAAAGAACTGCGTTTAAGCAAAGGCAATTTAAAAAAAGCGGTTTTGGCAAGCAGCTGTCTGCCGATTGTTTTTACGCCGATAGAAAACCAAGGCGATTTGCTGGTTGACGGCGGCATTGTGAATAATTTTCCGGTGGATGCTTGTTTTGAGATGGGCGCTGATATTGTTATTGGCGTGGATGTTAGAAGTCATCATACTGAGGTTGAGCGGGCGATCTCGCAAGAGCGTTATCTGTTGCACTGGAAGATATTTCAGGTTTTAAACGCGCTAATGGGAATGATGGGCGGGGAAAAAGATGAAAAATATCAGTCGATAGAAAATCTGATTGTCATCAAACCATACGTGTCGCATATTACCACTTTTGAGTTTGGCCGGGTTGACGAAATAGAAAAGTTGGGCCAAGAAGCGTTTGACCAAAAAGAAAAAGAGATCCGGGGAAAACTCGGCTTGCCGCCAAAACAGGTCAACTGGTGGGAGAAATTATTAGGTGAATAA
- a CDS encoding DUF5667 domain-containing protein: MFNQEEKRIIDQLKNLNQIQPDFDYLESFGRVLKTKVNLEKSFAPQPKFVWFKFIKTGLAAVFSFIFIFGLSWGMVLAIQQVSPGTIFYPVKLAGEKLQLEISKNDPKSRAELRIKFANNRLTEIKILEENNALDEEKLKQALEGYNSEINAIQQELLQIVDYENGETLDYLLALESKLEEINSSLQGLASEVKQYQSFIQANDLSKFIQEVASLKILDYEIQNQVFGQDEKKLQRLVEFLSRLKNKQEALALQFSQNLSLELETQSVEISDSGELNVSPAPGQEQEFYQQLLEIKAGLDKISSQFSSVDSDENLLKLLQALNNYEVQLAKIEQLLLR; encoded by the coding sequence ATGTTTAATCAGGAAGAAAAACGAATAATTGACCAGCTTAAAAATCTGAATCAGATTCAGCCGGATTTTGATTATCTGGAAAGCTTTGGCCGGGTTCTGAAAACCAAGGTTAATCTGGAAAAAAGTTTTGCCCCTCAACCAAAGTTTGTTTGGTTTAAATTTATTAAAACCGGCTTGGCGGCGGTTTTCAGTTTTATTTTTATCTTTGGTCTTAGCTGGGGAATGGTTTTAGCAATTCAGCAGGTTTCACCGGGAACGATTTTTTATCCGGTTAAGTTAGCTGGTGAAAAACTTCAGTTGGAAATCAGCAAAAATGACCCGAAATCAAGAGCCGAGCTAAGGATTAAGTTTGCCAATAATCGCTTAACCGAAATCAAGATCTTGGAAGAAAATAACGCCCTTGACGAAGAAAAATTAAAGCAGGCCCTGGAAGGTTATAATTCGGAGATAAACGCCATTCAACAAGAACTGTTGCAGATTGTTGATTACGAGAACGGCGAGACGCTTGATTATCTGCTTGCTTTGGAAAGCAAGTTGGAAGAGATAAATTCTTCTTTGCAGGGATTAGCTTCGGAAGTAAAGCAGTATCAAAGCTTTATCCAGGCCAATGACCTTTCTAAGTTTATTCAGGAAGTTGCTTCTTTGAAGATTCTTGATTATGAAATTCAGAATCAGGTTTTTGGCCAAGATGAGAAAAAACTGCAAAGACTCGTTGAGTTCTTGTCCCGGCTGAAAAACAAACAGGAAGCTCTGGCTCTTCAGTTTAGCCAGAATTTGAGTTTGGAACTTGAAACTCAGTCGGTTGAGATTAGTGATTCGGGAGAGCTTAATGTTTCTCCGGCACCCGGGCAAGAACAGGAATTTTATCAGCAGCTGCTTGAAATAAAAGCCGGTTTGGACAAAATTTCTTCCCAGTTTTCTTCAGTTGACAGTGATGAAAATCTGCTAAAATTACTGCAAGCGCTGAATAATTACGAAGTTCAGCTAGCAAAGATTGAACAGCTGCTGTTAAGATGA
- a CDS encoding ribonuclease H-like domain-containing protein has translation MNKLVFDIETAGEKFEDLDETSKELLDQRFKKRAQTEEELELFRTQLSFYPETSKIVAIGMLNPDTEKGTALYLAEKAGEAIQEKGIEYQPITSEKELLEKFWQIALSYEEFITFNGRGFDLPVLMVRSAVNGIRPAKNLMHNRYLSYQPTSVVHIDLFDQLSFYGARYNALGLHFWARAFGINSPKEELSGEKVTEYFYRGKRLEIAKYCMNDVFATAELYKKWDKYLRF, from the coding sequence ATGAATAAATTAGTTTTTGATATAGAAACCGCCGGGGAGAAGTTTGAAGATTTAGACGAGACTTCAAAAGAGCTTTTAGACCAGCGGTTTAAAAAAAGGGCCCAAACAGAAGAGGAGCTGGAGCTGTTCAGAACCCAGCTGTCTTTTTATCCGGAAACATCCAAGATTGTGGCAATTGGAATGTTAAATCCTGATACCGAGAAGGGCACAGCCCTATATTTAGCTGAAAAAGCCGGAGAAGCAATTCAGGAAAAAGGAATTGAATACCAGCCAATAACAAGTGAAAAAGAACTTTTGGAAAAGTTTTGGCAGATAGCTTTATCTTATGAGGAATTTATTACTTTTAACGGCCGGGGCTTTGACCTGCCGGTTTTGATGGTTAGGTCAGCTGTTAATGGAATCCGGCCAGCCAAAAACCTGATGCATAATCGCTATCTTAGCTATCAGCCAACCAGCGTAGTTCATATCGATTTGTTTGACCAATTAAGTTTTTACGGCGCCAGATACAATGCTTTGGGATTGCATTTTTGGGCCCGGGCTTTTGGGATTAATTCGCCTAAAGAAGAGCTTAGCGGCGAGAAAGTGACTGAATATTTTTACCGAGGCAAAAGACTTGAAATAGCCAAATACTGCATGAACGATGTTTTTGCCACTGCGGAACTTTACAAAAAATGGGATAAATACCTTAGATTTTAA
- a CDS encoding aldo/keto reductase: MQYRTLGKTGLKVSEIGFGTWQLANDPDMWVGADLNESLKCLFEFTERGGNFIDTAWVYGYSDDAPDRHPSEELIGKFLKLSGKRDRLIIATKIAPLNWKWPAWKNIPMTEVFTPERIENSVNDSLRSLGVGYIDLMQFHVWQDDFVREDWWKELIQKITKQGKVKHWGISINDYQPSNCLKTLDTGLISTVQFIFNIFHQKPTEKLLPYAKAKNIGLIARVPLDEGGLSGEINSKTVFQKGDFRGRYFNRERLVELEKRINDLKILLGKEVNSIPELALRYILSFDAVSTVISGMRKLEHVKNNVVVSDSRKLSSKMMLELQKHAWERNFYDNRDPALEETGFIEI; encoded by the coding sequence ATGCAATATCGTACTCTTGGTAAAACAGGCTTAAAAGTTTCAGAAATAGGTTTTGGTACTTGGCAGTTAGCCAACGACCCGGATATGTGGGTCGGAGCTGATTTAAATGAAAGTTTGAAGTGCCTTTTTGAATTTACTGAGAGGGGTGGAAATTTTATTGATACTGCGTGGGTCTATGGATATTCAGATGATGCTCCCGATAGACATCCTTCCGAAGAACTCATTGGTAAATTTTTAAAACTTTCAGGTAAAAGAGACAGGTTAATAATTGCTACTAAGATAGCACCCCTTAATTGGAAGTGGCCGGCTTGGAAAAATATTCCGATGACGGAGGTTTTTACCCCAGAAAGGATTGAAAATAGTGTTAACGATTCGTTAAGATCATTGGGCGTTGGTTATATTGATTTGATGCAGTTTCATGTCTGGCAAGACGATTTCGTCAGAGAAGATTGGTGGAAAGAGTTGATCCAGAAAATCACAAAACAGGGCAAAGTTAAACATTGGGGTATCTCCATAAACGATTATCAGCCAAGCAACTGCCTAAAGACTTTAGACACTGGTTTAATTTCAACGGTTCAGTTTATTTTTAACATTTTTCATCAAAAACCAACTGAAAAACTTTTACCTTATGCCAAGGCTAAAAACATTGGTTTAATCGCCAGAGTGCCATTGGATGAGGGTGGTTTATCCGGGGAAATTAATAGTAAGACCGTATTTCAAAAGGGAGATTTTCGCGGACGATATTTCAATCGGGAAAGATTGGTTGAATTAGAAAAGAGGATCAACGATCTGAAAATTCTTTTAGGAAAAGAAGTAAACTCAATTCCCGAACTGGCTTTGAGGTATATCCTCTCGTTTGATGCAGTTTCTACTGTGATTTCTGGCATGAGGAAATTGGAACACGTTAAGAATAATGTTGTCGTATCAGATAGTAGAAAACTTTCTTCCAAAATGATGTTAGAACTTCAAAAACATGCTTGGGAGAGAAACTTTTATGATAACCGTGATCCCGCCCTGGAGGAGACAGGCTTTATTGAGATTTAA
- a CDS encoding RNA polymerase sigma factor — MKAQKSNFPENKESVDLNRVSGFSLVYDQYSPLIWKHIFLRVSLKEEANDLTAEVFLKTWEYLKSGRKIRQIKPFLYRAANNLVIDWYRSRKKIISLDQDLADQELKLEVDAKAEQKLIIKEELRDLMVKLDLLREKEKALLVMRFVDGLEIDEIAKILGKSKGAVRVGLHRALKSLTQADNKPK, encoded by the coding sequence ATGAAGGCTCAAAAAAGCAATTTTCCAGAAAATAAAGAGAGTGTGGATTTAAACCGGGTCAGCGGGTTTTCTTTGGTTTATGACCAATACTCTCCTTTAATCTGGAAGCATATTTTTCTAAGAGTCTCGTTAAAGGAGGAAGCTAATGATTTGACCGCTGAGGTTTTTCTTAAAACCTGGGAGTATCTTAAATCAGGCAGAAAAATCCGCCAAATAAAACCGTTTCTTTACCGGGCGGCGAATAATTTGGTGATTGATTGGTATCGGTCAAGAAAAAAGATTATCAGTTTAGATCAGGATTTAGCAGACCAAGAGCTTAAGTTGGAAGTTGATGCCAAAGCCGAACAAAAGCTGATTATTAAAGAAGAGCTTAGGGATTTAATGGTTAAGCTTGATCTGCTTCGTGAAAAAGAGAAAGCTTTGCTGGTAATGAGGTTTGTTGATGGTTTAGAAATTGATGAAATCGCCAAAATTCTTGGCAAATCAAAGGGTGCGGTCAGGGTCGGGCTTCATCGGGCGTTAAAATCTTTAACCCAAGCAGACAATAAACCTAAATAA